Part of the Acidobacteriota bacterium genome is shown below.
GGCGTTTCGTCTCCACATCCACTGCCATCCCGATGAGTGTGTTTATAAGGGAGAGCGCATCTGCCCCCCCCTCTTCCACCGCTTTTGCTATCGGCTTGATATCGGCTACATTGGGGCTAAGCTTGACGATTAGAAAGAGGGAAGTCGCCTCATTCAGCCTACAGGTAATATCATAAGCAGAATCCGGAGAAACACCAAAGCTCATTCCACCCTTCTTTATATTGGGACAAGAGATGTTTACCTCGAGAGCAGAGATGTCCCCCGCCTTCTCCAACCTCTCCGCTACCTTCAGATAGTCATCTATGGTTTTCCCCCAGATGTTGGCTATTATCGCGGTGTCATACTCCTTCAACTTAGGGAGCTTCTCCGCAATGAATCGTTCAACCCCAATGTTCTGAAGCCCTATGGCATTCAACATACCGGAAGCGGTCTCCCAGATACGAGGGGGGGATGTTCCCTCCTCCTCCCAGAGGGAGAGTCCCTTCACCACAACTCCGCCCAACCGGTTAAGATCGAGATAGGGGGCATACTCAAGCCCATAGCCAAAGGTACCCGAGGCGGTGAGGATCGGATTCTTGAGCTTCAACCCATTGAGATCGACAGCTAAGTTCACCTTACTCATCGAATATCACCTCACCCGCCGGGAAAACTGGTCCTTCTTTGCAGACCCGGACCATCTCCCGCTTTCCCTCCCTTTTTATTGGGATCGCACAGCCGAGACAGGCTCCGATACCGCAAGCCATCCTCCGCTCCAAGGAAAGATATGCCTCGCATCCATATCTCAAAGAGAGACGAGCCACCTCCTTGAGCATACCCTCTGGTCCACAGGCATAGATCGTTCCCCTCTCCCCTTGGGATAGCCTCTCTTCAAGAAGCTCCGTCACTACTCCCTTTCTTCCCTGGGTTCCGTCCTCGGTGGTGATCTCGACTTTCACCCCAAGGTTCTCAAACGAGGAAAGAAGTAATAGATCCTCTCTTCCTTTCCCACCTATCAACAACTCGGCATCGACCCCCGCACCCTTAAGCTTGTTCGCGAGAAAAAGAAGCGGGGAAACGCCTATCCCCCCGGCAACGAGCATCGCCTTTCCTTCTCCCAAAAGTGGAAAACCATTCCCTAAAGGACCCCGTAAGCTAACCTCATCACCCGGGGAGAGGAGGGAAAAGAGCTTCGTTCCCCTTCCCACCACCCGGAAGAGGATCCTCACCCCAGAAGGCTTCCCCTTCTCATAGTGGAGCTCATTTATGCTCATAGGGCGAGGAAGAAAGGGATCATAACCGGACCATCCCCTGATGAGGAGGAACTGTCCCGGGGAAGAAACCTCCGCTATCTCCGGAGCATAGAAGGCGAGGCGATGATATCCTGGGGAAAGGGGCAAGTTCTCGATTACCTTCGCCTTTATGAGGTATTGGTTATCATTCATCGGGGTTCAAGTATAGAGAATAAATCGGCTAAAAATCAAGCTGAAATTTCCTCACTTTTTCCTTGACAGAGGAGGGAGATGTGTTAGGATAGAAAAAACGCAGTCCTGTTCTTTTAACCAGGTACGGCGATACCGGAAAGAATAGGAGGTTATAGTGAGAAAAAGAGATAAAAAAGGAAGCAATACCCCGGGAAACGGGGTTTTTTTTTAGCCTGAAAAATCCATAAGTAAAAGGAGGGAAGATGGGAGGCGAGATAAAGGCAAGGATTATGGATAAGGAGCGGATAGACCGCACCATAACCCGAATCGCCCACGAGATAATAGAGCGGAATAAAGGGGTGGACGACTTAGTACTTATCGGAATAAGGACGAGGGGGGTCTCCTTAGCCAAAAGGCTGGCGGAGAAGATCGAAGAGATAGAGGGGAAAAAGATTAAGGTAGGTATCCTCGATATAACCCTCTACCGGGATGACCTCACGGTGATCGGTCCTCAGCCGATAGTGAAGGAAACCAAGATCCCCTTTCCCATCACCAATAAGAAGGTGGTGCTGGTTGACGATGTCCTCTTCACCGGAAGGACGGTCAGAGCTGCTCTCGATAGCCTGATCGATTTCGGCAGGCCAAGGTCGATCCAGCTGGCAGTGCTCATTGATCGGGGACATCGGGAACTACCAATCCGGGCGGACTATGTAGGGAAGAATGTCCCCACCTCCTTGAAGGAGCTCGTTGAGGTGAGACTCACCGAGGAGGATGGGGAGGACTTAGTGGTGATAAGATCACTAAATAACAAAGGAGGAGAATAAGTGCCACTAAAGAGAAAAGACCTTCTGGGGATAAAGGAGCTCTCCCCTGAAGAAAT
Proteins encoded:
- a CDS encoding dihydroorotate dehydrogenase; protein product: MSKVNLAVDLNGLKLKNPILTASGTFGYGLEYAPYLDLNRLGGVVVKGLSLWEEEGTSPPRIWETASGMLNAIGLQNIGVERFIAEKLPKLKEYDTAIIANIWGKTIDDYLKVAERLEKAGDISALEVNISCPNIKKGGMSFGVSPDSAYDITCRLNEATSLFLIVKLSPNVADIKPIAKAVEEGGADALSLINTLIGMAVDVETKRPRLKNITGGLSGPAIKPVALRMVYEAIKAVQIPVIGIGGIMDLYDVLEFLIVGARAVEIGSANFVNPRVTIEIIEALEGYLEEKGIPDVNEIIATLEVE
- a CDS encoding dihydroorotate dehydrogenase electron transfer subunit; translation: MNDNQYLIKAKVIENLPLSPGYHRLAFYAPEIAEVSSPGQFLLIRGWSGYDPFLPRPMSINELHYEKGKPSGVRILFRVVGRGTKLFSLLSPGDEVSLRGPLGNGFPLLGEGKAMLVAGGIGVSPLLFLANKLKGAGVDAELLIGGKGREDLLLLSSFENLGVKVEITTEDGTQGRKGVVTELLEERLSQGERGTIYACGPEGMLKEVARLSLRYGCEAYLSLERRMACGIGACLGCAIPIKREGKREMVRVCKEGPVFPAGEVIFDE
- the pyrR gene encoding bifunctional pyr operon transcriptional regulator/uracil phosphoribosyltransferase PyrR yields the protein MGGEIKARIMDKERIDRTITRIAHEIIERNKGVDDLVLIGIRTRGVSLAKRLAEKIEEIEGKKIKVGILDITLYRDDLTVIGPQPIVKETKIPFPITNKKVVLVDDVLFTGRTVRAALDSLIDFGRPRSIQLAVLIDRGHRELPIRADYVGKNVPTSLKELVEVRLTEEDGEDLVVIRSLNNKGGE